A window of Bacteroidales bacterium contains these coding sequences:
- a CDS encoding DsrE family protein yields MKILFIINDTPYGTEKAYNALRLGIQILKDNPGTELNIFLLADAIGCGVAEQKTPDGYYNIGRMMKIITREGGKIKVCGTCMDARGINEQMLQSGVQRSNLKEFAEWTVEADKILSF; encoded by the coding sequence ATGAAAATTCTATTCATCATCAACGACACCCCTTACGGAACTGAAAAGGCATACAATGCACTGAGGCTGGGTATCCAAATCCTAAAAGATAATCCCGGAACAGAGTTAAACATTTTTTTGCTTGCAGATGCGATAGGTTGTGGGGTTGCGGAACAGAAAACACCTGACGGCTACTACAATATTGGGCGAATGATGAAAATAATTACACGTGAAGGTGGTAAAATTAAGGTGTGCGGTACTTGTATGGATGCAAGAGGTATAAATGAACAGATGTTACAATCTGGTGTTCAACGGAGTAATTTGAAAGAATTCGCCGAGTGGACCGTTGAAGCAGATAAAATATTAAGCTTTTAA
- a CDS encoding DsrE family protein, producing the protein MKKIFFILVMIIPLYSVSQNSDQYNKDSKNDLKMKIGMVIYSNDAETVWNAFRFGNFAIGEGDSVKVFLLAKGVEVESLDSDKFKVTDQIKRFVENGGKIFACGTCLTIRKKEGSEMCPLSTMQDMYEIIKWSNKIITF; encoded by the coding sequence ATGAAAAAAATCTTTTTTATCCTGGTGATGATTATCCCTCTTTATTCGGTAAGTCAAAACTCCGATCAATACAATAAGGATTCAAAAAACGACCTTAAGATGAAGATCGGAATGGTCATTTATTCAAATGATGCCGAAACGGTTTGGAATGCCTTCAGGTTTGGCAATTTTGCCATTGGTGAGGGAGATTCGGTGAAAGTTTTTCTACTGGCCAAAGGGGTTGAAGTTGAGTCACTGGATTCTGATAAATTTAAGGTAACCGACCAGATAAAGCGTTTTGTCGAAAATGGTGGAAAAATATTTGCCTGCGGAACATGTCTGACCATCCGAAAAAAGGAAGGTTCAGAAATGTGTCCTCTCTCAACTATGCAGGACATGTATGAAATTATTAAGTGGAGCAACAAAATCATCACCTTTTAG
- a CDS encoding NAD(P)/FAD-dependent oxidoreductase: MSKTILVLGAGTGGIITAKELSKKVGNDREPDPVKILVFEKEEKNVFAPSLLWLMVGKRKPEQVYRNTQKIAGAGIEVVIGEIEKVNPEQISVTVKGKEYRGGYMVVSLGAEQVSEHNLNNYGYDFYTLEGATKFNELLQNFRGGKITVLIPSLPFKCPAAPYEAAMLIDSFIRKKGLSSKTEISLYTPEQGPMGVAGKELSGAVRQMVEMKGIKYFPEHQTTSATEKTLTFSNGITAEYDLLAYTPKHQCPSVIKETSLVGKSSWIEVNRNTMETNFQNVYAVGDITFIPLEMGRPLPKAGVFAHYQAEAVAHSIAYKIAGKTPNKTFNGDGHCFLEMGNGKAGYAGGNFYGSPLPVVKMKNPGFFWHWTKVWFEKHWFFKYF; the protein is encoded by the coding sequence ATGAGTAAAACAATATTAGTATTAGGAGCGGGAACAGGCGGAATTATCACAGCTAAAGAATTGAGCAAAAAAGTGGGTAATGACAGAGAACCTGATCCTGTAAAAATTCTTGTCTTTGAAAAGGAAGAAAAAAATGTTTTCGCCCCTTCGCTCCTTTGGTTAATGGTCGGTAAAAGAAAACCGGAACAAGTTTACAGAAACACTCAAAAAATTGCAGGAGCAGGTATTGAGGTTGTAATCGGAGAAATTGAAAAAGTAAATCCCGAACAAATCTCAGTTACTGTAAAAGGCAAAGAATACAGGGGCGGCTATATGGTGGTTTCTCTTGGAGCTGAGCAGGTTTCAGAACATAATCTGAATAATTACGGATACGATTTTTACACACTTGAAGGAGCTACAAAATTTAATGAGCTATTGCAAAATTTCAGAGGCGGGAAAATTACCGTTTTAATTCCTTCACTTCCTTTTAAATGTCCTGCCGCACCTTACGAAGCAGCCATGCTTATTGACAGCTTTATCCGGAAAAAAGGGTTGAGCAGCAAAACTGAAATTTCACTTTATACACCCGAACAGGGACCAATGGGAGTAGCTGGAAAAGAATTATCAGGAGCAGTGAGACAAATGGTGGAAATGAAAGGAATAAAATATTTTCCGGAACACCAAACAACATCAGCAACCGAAAAAACTTTGACTTTCAGCAACGGAATAACCGCTGAATATGATTTGTTGGCTTACACGCCAAAACATCAATGTCCATCGGTAATTAAAGAAACTTCTTTGGTGGGAAAATCGAGTTGGATTGAAGTTAACCGCAACACAATGGAAACAAATTTCCAAAATGTTTATGCCGTCGGAGATATAACATTTATTCCGCTTGAAATGGGCAGACCATTACCTAAAGCTGGAGTTTTTGCACATTATCAGGCAGAAGCAGTTGCTCATAGTATTGCTTATAAAATTGCTGGTAAAACACCCAACAAAACATTTAACGGTGACGGACATTGCTTTTTAGAAATGGGTAACGGCAAAGCGGGATACGCAGGTGGAAATTTTTATGGTTCGCCTCTTCCTGTTGTGAAGATGAAAAATCCTGGATTTTTCTGGCATTGGACAAAAGTTTGGTTTGAAAAACATTGGTTCTTTAAATATTTCTAA
- a CDS encoding metalloregulator ArsR/SmtB family transcription factor yields MNGKKIFELHADVCKALGHPLRIEVIDLLQENELCFSDILEVTGGLKSNLSQHLSIMTKKGILKMRRDGQCNYYSLSTKKVAQACQLMREVLIDNLNKHKELLENL; encoded by the coding sequence ATGAATGGAAAGAAGATTTTTGAACTACACGCTGATGTTTGCAAGGCCTTAGGCCATCCATTGCGAATTGAGGTTATCGACTTGTTACAGGAAAATGAACTTTGCTTTTCTGACATTCTTGAAGTAACAGGCGGACTAAAATCCAATCTATCGCAACATCTTTCGATAATGACAAAAAAAGGCATCTTAAAAATGAGGCGAGACGGACAATGCAATTATTATTCACTTTCTACTAAAAAGGTGGCTCAAGCTTGCCAACTAATGCGTGAGGTTCTTATTGACAACCTCAACAAACATAAAGAACTTCTTGAAAATCTTTAA
- a CDS encoding AAA family ATPase — protein MMETDIKALNERIQQESAFVDMISMEMGKVIIGQKHMVERLLIGLLSNGHILLEGVPGLAKTLAIKSLANVIDAHFSRIQFTPDLLPADLTGTMIYSQKKEEFVVRKGPIFANFILADEINRSPAKVQSALLEAMQERQVTIGEHTYPLQEPFMVLATQNPIEQEGTYPLPEAQVDRFMLKVVIGYPDKDEEKRILRQNIARTFPTTQTIIKPADITKARDVVRDVYLDEKIENYITDIVFSSRYPTEYKLSRFEPLIQWGASPRASINLALAAKAFAFIKRRGYVIPEDVRAVAHDVMRHRIGLTYEAEAENVTTEDIINEILNTVEVP, from the coding sequence ATGATGGAAACAGATATCAAGGCATTGAACGAACGCATCCAGCAGGAAAGCGCATTCGTGGATATGATCAGCATGGAAATGGGAAAGGTGATCATCGGGCAGAAACACATGGTAGAGCGGCTGCTGATAGGTCTTTTATCAAACGGGCATATACTCCTTGAAGGAGTTCCCGGCCTGGCCAAGACTTTAGCGATCAAATCACTTGCTAACGTAATTGATGCTCATTTCAGCCGGATCCAATTCACGCCTGACCTGCTGCCGGCCGACCTTACCGGCACAATGATCTACAGCCAGAAAAAAGAAGAATTTGTTGTCAGGAAAGGCCCCATCTTCGCCAATTTCATCCTGGCTGATGAAATAAACCGGTCTCCGGCTAAAGTGCAGAGCGCTTTACTGGAGGCCATGCAGGAAAGGCAGGTAACCATCGGGGAGCATACTTACCCGCTGCAGGAACCCTTTATGGTTCTTGCTACCCAGAACCCTATCGAGCAGGAAGGTACTTATCCCCTGCCGGAAGCACAGGTCGACCGGTTTATGCTGAAAGTGGTGATTGGTTACCCGGATAAGGATGAGGAAAAACGCATCCTGCGGCAAAATATCGCCAGGACCTTTCCAACCACCCAGACAATCATTAAACCCGCTGATATCACCAAAGCACGGGATGTGGTCAGGGATGTCTACCTGGATGAAAAGATCGAAAATTATATTACCGATATCGTTTTCTCTTCCAGGTATCCCACTGAATATAAGCTGAGCCGGTTTGAGCCCCTGATTCAATGGGGTGCCTCGCCTCGCGCCAGCATCAACCTGGCCCTTGCCGCCAAAGCTTTTGCCTTTATCAAACGGAGGGGATATGTTATACCCGAGGATGTCAGGGCCGTGGCACATGACGTCATGCGTCACCGCATCGGGCTGACTTACGAAGCCGAAGCAGAAAATGTCACTACGGAAGACATTATAAACGAGATACTTAATACGGTTGAAGTACCATAA
- a CDS encoding DUF58 domain-containing protein, translating to METAEILKKVRKIEIKTRGLSHQVFSGHYHSAFKGKGMTFSEVREYQYGDDIRSIDWNVTARFNHPYVKIFDEERELTVMLVIDVSGSNEFGTRQQLKEDLMTEIAAVLAFSAIQNNDKVGVVFFSDRVEKFIPPKKGKSHILRIIRELIDFQPQSQQTNISEGLRFLSNAIKKKCIAFVISDFMDKGFEQALRIASRKHDIVAVRVFDKRETEIPKMGMVNVFNKETGKAMWIDTNDPGLRSNYSSHWNRHDQSLNLLFKRLGVDSATIPTGENYVKPLMNLFKLRESRF from the coding sequence ATGGAGACTGCTGAAATACTCAAAAAAGTAAGAAAGATAGAGATCAAGACACGGGGGTTGTCGCACCAGGTGTTCTCAGGTCATTATCATTCTGCTTTCAAGGGGAAAGGTATGACTTTCAGCGAAGTCCGCGAGTATCAGTATGGTGATGATATCAGGAGCATCGACTGGAATGTCACTGCAAGGTTCAACCATCCGTATGTCAAGATCTTCGATGAAGAAAGGGAACTGACCGTTATGCTTGTCATTGATGTCAGTGGTTCGAATGAATTTGGCACCCGGCAGCAGCTGAAAGAAGATCTGATGACGGAAATCGCCGCCGTTCTCGCCTTTTCAGCCATTCAAAACAACGACAAAGTCGGGGTGGTCTTTTTCAGCGACAGGGTTGAGAAATTCATCCCTCCCAAGAAGGGTAAATCGCATATCCTGAGGATTATCCGTGAGCTGATCGACTTTCAGCCGCAGAGCCAGCAAACCAATATTTCCGAAGGGCTGCGTTTTCTTTCGAATGCCATCAAGAAAAAATGCATTGCCTTCGTAATATCCGATTTTATGGATAAAGGCTTCGAGCAGGCCCTCAGGATTGCCAGCCGGAAACATGATATCGTGGCCGTCAGGGTTTTCGACAAACGTGAAACCGAAATACCAAAAATGGGCATGGTGAATGTATTTAATAAGGAAACCGGCAAAGCTATGTGGATTGATACAAACGACCCGGGCCTGAGGAGTAACTACAGCAGCCATTGGAACCGCCATGACCAATCGTTGAACCTGCTCTTCAAGAGGCTTGGGGTTGATTCCGCCACAATCCCGACAGGCGAAAATTATGTTAAACCATTAATGAACCTGTTTAAATTAAGAGAATCAAGGTTTTAG
- a CDS encoding VWA domain-containing protein, translating into MEFANPGYLFLLVLMPLLVAWYWFRRGKSIPTVQVSATEVFENTPRSIRHYLYHGMFLFRIIAVSLLIVAFARPQTSLKRQNVSIEGIDIVLGLDISGSMLAQDLKPDRLEAAKKVSQDFFTGRPNDRIGLVVFAGEAFTQCPLTTDHVIIEDMLDDIKSGIIQDGTAIGDGLATAINRLKESQAVSKVIILLTDGQNNAGSIAPLSAAEIAKIYGIRIYTIGVGTIGYAPYPVQTPFGTQYQNMEVKIDEDLLKKVANMTDGRYFRATDNTKLKEVYREIDQLEKSKIDVTEFRKKHEEFLNLAIFALILLALEILSRLTLFRSIP; encoded by the coding sequence ATTGAATTTGCCAATCCCGGATATTTATTCCTGCTCGTGCTGATGCCCCTGCTGGTGGCCTGGTATTGGTTCAGGCGCGGAAAAAGCATCCCGACGGTGCAGGTATCCGCCACCGAGGTATTCGAGAACACTCCCAGGAGCATTCGCCATTACCTGTACCATGGCATGTTTCTCTTCCGGATTATCGCCGTTTCACTTCTGATCGTGGCTTTTGCCAGGCCCCAGACATCCCTGAAAAGGCAGAATGTCAGCATCGAAGGTATTGATATTGTGCTGGGACTGGATATCTCGGGCAGCATGCTCGCCCAGGACCTGAAACCAGACCGGCTGGAAGCTGCCAAAAAGGTGAGCCAGGACTTTTTTACGGGCCGTCCGAATGACCGTATCGGCCTGGTTGTCTTTGCCGGGGAGGCTTTCACACAATGCCCGCTTACGACTGACCACGTAATCATTGAAGATATGCTGGATGATATCAAGAGCGGGATCATCCAGGACGGAACCGCCATTGGCGATGGTTTGGCCACTGCCATCAACCGGCTGAAAGAAAGCCAGGCTGTCAGTAAAGTCATCATCCTTCTGACCGATGGCCAGAACAATGCCGGATCTATTGCCCCGCTTTCGGCTGCAGAAATTGCAAAAATTTATGGTATCCGGATTTATACCATCGGTGTCGGGACAATTGGCTATGCCCCTTATCCCGTACAGACCCCTTTTGGCACGCAATACCAGAATATGGAAGTTAAAATCGATGAGGACCTCCTGAAGAAAGTGGCCAATATGACTGATGGCAGGTACTTCAGGGCGACTGATAATACAAAACTCAAGGAAGTTTACCGGGAAATAGACCAACTGGAGAAATCCAAAATAGATGTGACCGAATTCAGAAAAAAACACGAAGAATTTCTTAATCTGGCGATATTTGCGCTTATTTTACTGGCGCTGGAAATTTTATCAAGATTAACCTTATTCAGAAGTATACCCTGA
- a CDS encoding VWA domain-containing protein, whose product MFRFEHIEYLYALLLIPFFSLLFILYGIWKKRAIKRFGDLDVIAQLMPLFSGRRLVFKFILTMLAFAFLIIGLANPQIGSKLEKIQRKGADLVIALDVSNSMLSQDIRPDRLTRAVQGISKLVDRLEGDRIGIVVFAGKAYVQLPITTDYSAAKMFLSTISTQMVPSQGTAIGDAIDLSVESFKADERSKAIIIITDGENHEGNAVESAQAATAKGIKIFTIGMGSPEGSPIPVYDSYGRQTGYKTDREGQTIVSKLDETTLQQIASAGNGIYVRASTGQDGLTKILDEINALEKQEIETKMFSEYEGRFQYFLAVSLLLLIIEFLIPERKSKWADKIRLFNR is encoded by the coding sequence ATGTTCCGCTTTGAACACATAGAATACCTGTACGCCCTGCTGCTGATCCCCTTCTTCAGCTTGTTATTCATCCTTTACGGGATTTGGAAGAAAAGGGCCATTAAAAGGTTCGGGGATCTGGATGTCATCGCCCAGCTTATGCCACTTTTTTCCGGCAGGAGGCTGGTGTTTAAATTTATCCTGACCATGCTCGCTTTTGCTTTCCTGATCATCGGGCTGGCCAATCCGCAGATAGGCTCCAAACTTGAAAAGATCCAGCGAAAAGGGGCTGACCTGGTCATCGCGCTGGATGTATCAAACAGCATGCTATCACAGGATATCCGGCCAGACCGGCTAACCCGGGCCGTGCAGGGCATCTCCAAACTGGTTGACCGCCTTGAAGGCGACCGCATCGGCATTGTGGTCTTTGCAGGAAAGGCCTATGTGCAGCTCCCTATCACTACTGATTATTCAGCGGCAAAAATGTTTCTTTCGACAATTTCCACCCAGATGGTCCCTTCGCAGGGAACCGCTATCGGCGATGCTATCGATCTGTCAGTCGAATCTTTCAAAGCAGACGAAAGGAGCAAGGCAATCATCATCATCACCGACGGAGAAAACCACGAAGGCAATGCTGTCGAATCCGCCCAGGCTGCCACCGCCAAAGGCATCAAAATTTTTACGATAGGAATGGGTTCCCCGGAAGGTTCACCTATACCTGTTTATGACTCCTACGGCAGGCAAACCGGCTATAAGACTGACCGGGAGGGACAGACCATCGTATCAAAACTTGACGAAACTACGCTCCAGCAGATCGCTTCAGCCGGAAATGGTATCTATGTGAGGGCATCGACCGGGCAGGATGGCCTGACCAAAATTCTCGACGAAATAAATGCGTTGGAAAAGCAGGAAATTGAGACCAAGATGTTTTCTGAATATGAAGGCCGATTCCAATATTTCCTGGCGGTCAGCTTGCTATTGTTGATCATTGAATTTCTTATCCCGGAAAGAAAAAGTAAATGGGCAGACAAAATCAGACTATTTAACCGTTAA
- a CDS encoding BatD family protein has protein sequence MIRILRILFVLAILEGVTDDILGQAVEFTASAKSSVQVGEQLRVVYTVNKQVDRFEGPDFEGFSVLSGPNQSTNQSYQFINGKVSQSFQVSYTYYLQATKEGTFNINPAKVTTEGKTYESNSLTINVSQSASSQTPTQQGNQRPAQARQESVNKNDIFIKATVDRSQPFQGEQVIVTYKIYTTIPISQINISKISSFPGFWNKSLLNDNDPLKQSNEVVNGKEYVVADLRKIALYAQRSGEIKIEPMELQCVAQVKVENSRTRDPFFDSFFNDPFFNRNFQNVELKVESNPLSINVKPLPASGKPLDFSGAVGSFNISSEIDRTELKSNEPITLKFTISGKGNLELIEAMPLSFPPDFETYDPKITNDLTKNSNGISGSITFEYLIIPRNPGEFQIKPVEFSFFDPVKQSYTTLSTPLYNIKVNKGEDESSGITYSGVSQKNIQFIGSDIRHIKTGHIQLYRINSFFIASSSFIFWLIIPALLFITIIILWSKNKKRSGNIALVRNRKANKVARKNLQKAGEYLQSNSTGAFFEEISRALWGYISNKFNIPLSDLSIESVNQRLSDKSISEESIRKFTGVLENCEYARFAPGDKSEKMQGIYNEALEVISKIEQELK, from the coding sequence ATGATAAGAATCCTCAGAATATTATTTGTTTTGGCTATCCTGGAAGGGGTAACGGATGATATCCTTGGCCAGGCAGTTGAATTCACGGCTTCGGCAAAGAGCAGTGTCCAGGTTGGGGAACAATTAAGGGTGGTTTATACGGTCAATAAACAGGTGGATCGTTTTGAAGGACCAGATTTTGAGGGGTTCAGCGTGCTGAGTGGTCCGAACCAGTCAACGAACCAGAGTTATCAGTTTATCAATGGTAAAGTCTCACAATCTTTCCAGGTTTCCTACACTTATTATCTACAGGCAACCAAAGAAGGCACTTTTAACATTAACCCAGCTAAAGTCACCACTGAAGGAAAAACTTACGAATCCAATTCCCTGACAATCAATGTTTCTCAATCGGCCTCTTCCCAGACGCCTACTCAGCAGGGAAACCAGCGGCCTGCCCAGGCAAGGCAGGAAAGTGTCAATAAAAATGATATTTTTATCAAAGCAACGGTCGACCGGTCCCAGCCTTTCCAGGGCGAACAGGTAATCGTCACTTATAAAATCTACACAACCATACCGATCTCCCAGATCAATATCAGCAAGATCTCTTCTTTCCCCGGGTTTTGGAATAAAAGCCTGTTGAACGACAATGATCCTTTAAAACAATCAAATGAAGTAGTTAACGGGAAAGAGTATGTTGTAGCTGATCTGCGGAAAATCGCCCTGTATGCCCAGCGAAGCGGGGAGATCAAAATCGAACCCATGGAGCTGCAATGTGTGGCGCAGGTCAAAGTCGAAAATTCACGAACCCGGGACCCTTTTTTCGACAGCTTTTTTAACGACCCTTTCTTTAACCGGAATTTTCAAAATGTCGAACTTAAAGTGGAGTCCAATCCGCTGTCCATCAATGTAAAACCCTTACCTGCCAGCGGTAAGCCGCTGGATTTCAGCGGGGCCGTAGGGTCGTTCAATATTTCTTCGGAAATCGACCGGACTGAATTAAAATCAAATGAGCCCATAACATTAAAGTTTACCATATCAGGAAAAGGCAACCTTGAACTGATCGAAGCCATGCCTCTGTCGTTTCCTCCTGATTTTGAAACCTACGATCCGAAGATCACCAATGATCTTACGAAAAATTCCAACGGTATCTCCGGCAGCATAACCTTTGAATACCTTATCATACCGCGCAATCCGGGAGAATTTCAAATCAAACCGGTCGAATTTTCATTTTTTGATCCTGTCAAACAATCTTACACTACTCTTTCAACCCCCCTTTACAATATCAAAGTAAATAAAGGTGAGGATGAATCAAGCGGTATAACTTACAGTGGTGTAAGTCAGAAAAATATACAGTTCATCGGATCCGACATCAGGCACATAAAGACGGGACATATCCAGCTTTATCGTATCAATTCATTTTTCATAGCATCATCATCTTTTATATTCTGGCTGATCATCCCGGCGTTGCTTTTTATCACGATCATCATTCTATGGTCAAAAAATAAAAAGAGAAGCGGAAATATTGCCCTTGTAAGGAACAGGAAAGCCAATAAAGTCGCCAGGAAAAACCTTCAAAAAGCCGGTGAATACCTCCAAAGCAATTCGACCGGGGCATTTTTTGAAGAAATTTCCCGTGCATTATGGGGTTACATAAGTAATAAGTTCAACATCCCGCTTTCTGATTTATCGATTGAAAGCGTCAATCAGCGGTTATCTGATAAAAGTATCAGTGAAGAAAGCATTCGTAAATTTACCGGAGTACTTGAAAATTGCGAATACGCCAGGTTTGCACCGGGCGATAAATCTGAGAAAATGCAAGGTATTTATAACGAGGCTCTTGAAGTTATCAGCAAAATTGAACAGGAATTGAAATAA
- a CDS encoding tetratricopeptide repeat protein, producing MKNLVIIFCLFLLAMNLPAQMTNLESLIEAGNQSYSSTDYTSAISQYESVLESGMESSSLYFNLGNAYFKLNNIPAAILYYEKARKLDPTDENIQFNLDLANSRIIDKMEPLPEFFLRTWWKSARDTFSSDRWAKIGVIGFILALVALTLFIVSVSIFLRKISFWSGILLLVLMLVSLIFSIEGYRDYSRHNSAIIFTPTVTVKSSPNDASVDLFVIHEGTKVLITDLVEGWSEVRLANGHVGWVKTEAFRLI from the coding sequence ATGAAGAACCTGGTGATTATCTTTTGTCTTTTCCTACTGGCCATGAATCTTCCGGCCCAGATGACAAACCTTGAAAGCCTCATCGAGGCAGGTAACCAGTCCTATTCATCAACAGACTATACTTCAGCCATTTCTCAATATGAAAGTGTCCTCGAATCAGGTATGGAGTCTTCGAGTTTATATTTCAACCTCGGCAATGCATACTTTAAACTGAACAATATCCCGGCCGCCATCCTTTATTATGAAAAAGCGAGAAAACTGGATCCCACTGATGAAAATATCCAATTCAATCTTGACCTGGCCAATAGCAGGATTATTGACAAGATGGAGCCATTGCCTGAGTTTTTCCTGAGAACCTGGTGGAAATCGGCAAGGGATACATTTTCCTCAGACCGTTGGGCTAAAATCGGAGTGATTGGTTTTATCCTGGCACTGGTTGCATTAACCTTATTTATTGTCTCGGTTTCGATATTTCTGAGGAAGATATCATTTTGGTCGGGAATCCTGCTCCTGGTCCTGATGTTAGTGTCACTTATCTTCAGCATCGAAGGATACAGGGACTATAGCCGGCATAATTCAGCTATTATTTTCACCCCGACCGTTACGGTAAAAAGCTCCCCGAATGATGCCAGCGTTGACTTATTTGTCATTCATGAGGGGACAAAAGTGCTTATTACAGACCTGGTAGAAGGTTGGAGCGAAGTGCGTCTGGCCAACGGTCATGTCGGCTGGGTAAAGACCGAAGCCTTCCGCCTTATTTAA